CTACTGCATAGTTTCAGCACCGATATTGGCTCAGTGACCCTGGTGCCGGGAACCGGGGGGATCTTCGTGGTGACCGTTGACGATGTGCAAATCTGGGAGCGCAAGCAGGATGGTGGTTTCCCCGATGCGGCGGAGCTGAAGCGTCGGGTTCGCGACGTTTGCTTCCCGGAGAAACCTCTGGGGCACGTGGACAAGCCGGCATAATCCTCAGGAGGTAACCGGCTGCGCCGCACTCTTTAAAGGTGTATTATTAACGCATCTTTATCGATGAGGAACAGGCGATGGCGGGCAAACGTATTGCGCGGGAAAAAAAGACCATTAGCAGCATGATTACGCTCTACCAGCGCCGCTGCCCGGATGCCCATGAAGATGCGGAATATTATCAGGCGCTTAACGCCTACGCTGATAAGCGCCTGGATAAGTGCGTATTTGGTGAAGAAAAACCCGCCTGTAAGCAGTGCCCGGTGCACTGTTATCAGCCCGCCAAACGTGAAGAGATGAAGCAGATTATGCGCTGGGCGGGGCCACGGATGCTTTGGCGGCACCCTATTTTGACCATTCGCCATTTGATTGATGACAGGCGCCCGGTGCCGGAGTTACCGGAAAAATACCGACCCAAAAAATAGCGGCGAACGTCCCCCGGCTCGCGCTGCGCTTAGCCGGGCTACCGAACTGTGCGGTTTGGTGCCGTTGGTTTTCCCGGAGGCGATGCTGCGCATCTGTCCGTATATGGACACCTCCCGTGATGCAAGCTATTTTTTGTGTGAGTCACCAGGGTAAGTTGCGTTCGTATATCCGGCCTCTCGTTCGGTACCGTCGTACCCGGGCCATGATGTGTTCTGCGCACCTGCTTCCTTTCGGGCTATCGGCTTTGCTTCGCAGGGAGCCTTCGGACAGGCCGGATTTCTCAGGTGCTGGTCTTACCGGTTACTCATCACGCTAAATCGCTTCGCAATCTCACGACAGGGTTACTGCTCTTTTTACTGCATGGCTCACGGGGCGTCGGTTAACCGGCGACCCGTGAGCCATGGTAATCTTCTCCGCGACTCATCACCGCCCACGCTATCCGCACATTCTTGTTCGCCAGCGCCACCGTCGCGATATTCCGGTTCCGTCTTTCCGCCACCGACTGCAGCCACTGGCTCCGCCGGTCTTCTTTGCCTGCACATGTCTTCAGAACTGACCGTGCCCCGTGGATGACCAGCGTACGCAGGTAGCTGTCACCCCGCTTGCTGATATGCCCCAGCTGCTGCTTACCGCCGCTTGAGTGCTGCCGGGGAACCAGCCCCACATAAGCCGCCATCTCCCGACCGTTCTTAAACTGCGTCGCGTCACCCAACAACGCCACCATCGCGCTGGCGGTTATCACGCCGATACCTTCTATTTTCATCAGCCGCTGGATGCAGATATCTTCCCGCGCCGCCTCTGCGAGCCGCCGGTCATGCCCCGCCACCCGGTCATCCAGCATCCGCAGCTCTTCGGCCAGCTCGCACAGCAGGCGCATAAACCGGTCATCCCACTGCTCCTGCTGTGACAGTATCTCCGGCAGCGCCTTACGCAACTGGCTGATGCCGACCGGCAGCACCACGCCGAATTCGCCCAGAAAGCCCCGTATCTCGTTGCACAGCGCCGTGCGGCTTTTTATCACTCTGGCCCGCACGCGATGCTCCGCCTGAAGGGTCTGCTGGCGCTCTGTCTTAACCGCGACGAAGCGCATGGCGGGGCGGCTGATGGCTTCACAGATGGCTTCGGCATCGTTGGCATCATTCTTGTTGCCTTTGAGGTAAGGCTTGACGAATTTCGGGGGAATAATGCGCACGGTATGCCCCATGCGGGTGAGTTCGCGGGACCAGTAGTGGGATGATGCGCAGGCTTCAATCCCGATGGTGCAGGGAGCCAGCTGAGAGAAATAAGCGTGCATGTGGGCGCGGCGGAGAGATTTCCGCACGACGACATGTTCATGGTGATCCACAGCATGGATCTGAAAGACATTTTTTGCCAGGTCAAGACCGATACGTTTAATATTCATGGTGGACACCTCCTCCTGTGGACTGCAGGTAACACTTCCAGTCTGGCACGTTCTGATGCCGTAAGGTGGGAGGTGTCCATCACATCGGGCTACAAATCTTCAGCCGTCTGCAAGCCCGTAGCCCGGGTAAGGCGTTAGCCGCGACCCGGGGCCTCGTCGGAATCGGCTTGGGTTTGACTATCGCGAACCGATGTACAGACAAACGCAATAATAAACAACAGGGTAAACAACACTACGATGGTCGGTGCCGGGGCGCTGTCGAGATAAAACGACAGCCACACGCCGCCCAGAGAACAGCCCACCGCAATCGCCACCGCCAGCAGCAGGGCGCTGACAAACCGCCGCGTCAGCAGCAGCGCAATTGCCCCCGGGGCTATCAGCAGCGAAATCGACAAAATAATCCCCACCGCTTTTAGCGTCGCCACAATGGTCAGCGCAATCATGCACAGCAGCCCGTAATGCAGCAGCCCGCAGCGCAAACCGCTGGCTTTCGCCTGGTTCGGGTCGAAGGCGTGCAGCAGAAAATCGCGCCACTTCAGGCCGATAATCAGCGCGATCGCCAGCGCAATCAGCGACGTTTGCACAATGTCGCTGGCGGAAATACCCAGCATGTCGCCAAACAGAATATGGTCGAGATGCACCTCCGACTGAATCGACACGTACAGCACCAGCCCTGCGCCAAACATCCCGGAAAACACAATTCCCATAATCGTATCGCGCTTGATGCGGCTGTTATCGTCGAGATAACCGGTGGCGATGGCGCAGAATAACCCGGCGATAAACGCGCCGAT
This Klebsiella sp. RHBSTW-00484 DNA region includes the following protein-coding sequences:
- a CDS encoding SelT/SelW/SelH family protein, with protein sequence MSHKAAITITYCSQCNWMLRASWMAQELLHSFSTDIGSVTLVPGTGGIFVVTVDDVQIWERKQDGGFPDAAELKRRVRDVCFPEKPLGHVDKPA
- a CDS encoding nitrous oxide-stimulated promoter family protein, producing the protein MAGKRIAREKKTISSMITLYQRRCPDAHEDAEYYQALNAYADKRLDKCVFGEEKPACKQCPVHCYQPAKREEMKQIMRWAGPRMLWRHPILTIRHLIDDRRPVPELPEKYRPKK
- a CDS encoding IS110 family transposase, with translation MNIKRIGLDLAKNVFQIHAVDHHEHVVVRKSLRRAHMHAYFSQLAPCTIGIEACASSHYWSRELTRMGHTVRIIPPKFVKPYLKGNKNDANDAEAICEAISRPAMRFVAVKTERQQTLQAEHRVRARVIKSRTALCNEIRGFLGEFGVVLPVGISQLRKALPEILSQQEQWDDRFMRLLCELAEELRMLDDRVAGHDRRLAEAAREDICIQRLMKIEGIGVITASAMVALLGDATQFKNGREMAAYVGLVPRQHSSGGKQQLGHISKRGDSYLRTLVIHGARSVLKTCAGKEDRRSQWLQSVAERRNRNIATVALANKNVRIAWAVMSRGEDYHGSRVAG
- the sitD gene encoding iron/manganese ABC transporter permease subunit SitD; this encodes MLTTLLEPFQFSFMINAMLVAIIVAIPCALLSVFLVLKGWALMGDAMSHAVFPGVVMAYIIGIPFAIGAFIAGLFCAIATGYLDDNSRIKRDTIMGIVFSGMFGAGLVLYVSIQSEVHLDHILFGDMLGISASDIVQTSLIALAIALIIGLKWRDFLLHAFDPNQAKASGLRCGLLHYGLLCMIALTIVATLKAVGIILSISLLIAPGAIALLLTRRFVSALLLAVAIAVGCSLGGVWLSFYLDSAPAPTIVVLFTLLFIIAFVCTSVRDSQTQADSDEAPGRG